A stretch of Oncorhynchus gorbuscha isolate QuinsamMale2020 ecotype Even-year linkage group LG24, OgorEven_v1.0, whole genome shotgun sequence DNA encodes these proteins:
- the LOC124011998 gene encoding retinoic acid receptor RXR-beta-A isoform X9 has translation MTSLPPVTSAVNSPISSMGSPFSVISSSLGSPCLPGTPSVGYGPISSPQINSTVSMSGLHAVSSSDDVKPPFGLGGHSPGGPMLSQKRLCAICGDRSSGKHYGVHSCEGCKGFFKRTVRKDLSYTCRDNKDCLVDKRQRNRCQYCRYQKCLACGMKREVVQDERQRSVQEERQRNKERESEVESTSAINEEMPVEKILEAEMAVEQKTELHADGSSGDSSVNPNDPVTNICQAADKQLFTLVEWAKRVPHFSELALDDQVILLRAGWNELLIASFSHRSISVKDGILLATGLHVHRNSAHSAGVGAIFDRESAHNAEVGAIFDRVLTELVSKMRDMQMDKTELGCLRAIILFNPDAKGLSSPSEVELLREKVYASLESYCKQRYPDQQGRFAKLLLRLPALRSIGLKCLEHLFFFKLIGDTPIDTFLMEMLEAPHQLT, from the exons ATGACCTCTCTGCCGCCCGTCACTTCGGCCGTCAACAGCCCCATCAGCAGCATGGGCTCGCCCTTTTCTGTCATCAGCTCCTCCCTGGGGTCACCCTGCCTTCCCGGGACACCCTCGGTGGGCTACGGCCCCATCAGCAGCCCCCAG aTCAACTCCACAGTGTCCATGTCGGGGCTGCACGCGGTCAGTAGCTCGGATGACGTGAAGCCTCCGTTCGGACTGGGAGGCCACAGCCCAGGGGGCCCCATGCTCTCCCAAAAGCGCCTGTGTGCCATCTGTGGTGACCGCTCCTCCG gtaagCACTACGGAGTGCACAGCTGCGAGGGCTGCAAGGGTTTCTTCAAGCGCACGGTGCGCAAGGACCTGAGCTACACCTGCCGGGACAACAAGGACTGCCTGGTGGACAAGCGCCAGCGCAACCGCTGCCAGTACTGCCGCTACCAGAAGTGCCTGGCCTGTGGCATGAAGAGGGAAG TGGTCCAAGATGAACGACAGAGAT CCGTGCAGGAGGAGCGCCAGAGGAACAAGGAGCGGGAGAGCGAGGTGGAGTCGACCAGTGCCATCAACGAGGAGATGCCAGTGGAAAAGATCCTAGAGGCAGAGATGGCCGTGGAACAGAAGACCGAGCTGCATGCCGATGGGAGCTCCGGGGACAGCtcggtaaat CCCAACGACCCGGTCACCAACATCTGCCAGGCTGCAGACAAGCAGCTGTTTACCCTGGTGGAGTGGGCCAAGAGGGTCCCCCACTTCTCTGAGCTGGCCCTGGACGACCAGGTCATCCTGCTACGTGCCG gttgGAACGAGCTGCTGATCGCTTCCTTCTCTCACCGCTCCATCAGTGTGAAGGACGGCATCCTATTGGCCACCGGCCTACACGTGCACAGGAACAGTGCCCACAGTGCCGGCGTGGGAGCCATCTTCGACAG GGAGAGTGCGCACAATGCAGAGGTTGGAGCCATATTTGACAG AGTTCTCACGGAGCTGGTCAGTAAGATGAGAGACATGCAGATGGACAAGACGGAGCTCGGCTGCCTTCGAGCCATCATCCTCTTCAACCCAG ATGCCAAGGGCCTGTCCAGCCCCAGTGAAGTGGAATTGCTGAGGGAGAAGGTGTACGCATCGCTAGAGTCCTATTGTAAACAGAGATACCCCGACCAGCAGGGCAG GTTCGCTAAGCTCCTCCTCCGGCTGCCAGCGCTGCGCTCCATCGGCCTGAAGTGCCTGGAGCACCTGTTTTTCTTCAAGCTGATTGGCGACACCCCTATCGACACGTTCCTCATGGAGATGCTAGAGGCGCCCCACCAGCTGACCTAA
- the LOC124011998 gene encoding retinoic acid receptor RXR-beta-A isoform X4, whose translation MRVATAILCHTQLTPLGMTLVIDSRSPDSSSVSSPPSGQRSPPLTPTAAAMTSLPPVTSAVNSPISSMGSPFSVISSSLGSPCLPGTPSVGYGPISSPQINSTVSMSGLHAVSSSDDVKPPFGLGGHSPGGPMLSQKRLCAICGDRSSGKHYGVHSCEGCKGFFKRTVRKDLSYTCRDNKDCLVDKRQRNRCQYCRYQKCLACGMKREAVQEERQRNKERESEVESTSAINEEMPVEKILEAEMAVEQKTELHADGSSGDSSPNDPVTNICQAADKQLFTLVEWAKRVPHFSELALDDQVILLRAGWNELLIASFSHRSISVKDGILLATGLHVHRNSAHSAGVGAIFDRVLTELVSKMRDMQMDKTELGCLRAIILFNPDAKGLSSPSEVELLREKVYASLESYCKQRYPDQQGRFAKLLLRLPALRSIGLKCLEHLFFFKLIGDTPIDTFLMEMLEAPHQLT comes from the exons GGTTGCAACTGCCATACTCTGCCATACCCAATTGACACCCCTGGGCATGACCCTTGTAATAG ATTCCCGCAGCCCAGACAGCTCCTCTGTGTCCTCCCCTCCCTCGGGCCAGCGCTCGCCACCCCTGACCCCCACAGCTGCTGCCATGACCTCTCTGCCGCCCGTCACTTCGGCCGTCAACAGCCCCATCAGCAGCATGGGCTCGCCCTTTTCTGTCATCAGCTCCTCCCTGGGGTCACCCTGCCTTCCCGGGACACCCTCGGTGGGCTACGGCCCCATCAGCAGCCCCCAG aTCAACTCCACAGTGTCCATGTCGGGGCTGCACGCGGTCAGTAGCTCGGATGACGTGAAGCCTCCGTTCGGACTGGGAGGCCACAGCCCAGGGGGCCCCATGCTCTCCCAAAAGCGCCTGTGTGCCATCTGTGGTGACCGCTCCTCCG gtaagCACTACGGAGTGCACAGCTGCGAGGGCTGCAAGGGTTTCTTCAAGCGCACGGTGCGCAAGGACCTGAGCTACACCTGCCGGGACAACAAGGACTGCCTGGTGGACAAGCGCCAGCGCAACCGCTGCCAGTACTGCCGCTACCAGAAGTGCCTGGCCTGTGGCATGAAGAGGGAAG CCGTGCAGGAGGAGCGCCAGAGGAACAAGGAGCGGGAGAGCGAGGTGGAGTCGACCAGTGCCATCAACGAGGAGATGCCAGTGGAAAAGATCCTAGAGGCAGAGATGGCCGTGGAACAGAAGACCGAGCTGCATGCCGATGGGAGCTCCGGGGACAGCtcg CCCAACGACCCGGTCACCAACATCTGCCAGGCTGCAGACAAGCAGCTGTTTACCCTGGTGGAGTGGGCCAAGAGGGTCCCCCACTTCTCTGAGCTGGCCCTGGACGACCAGGTCATCCTGCTACGTGCCG gttgGAACGAGCTGCTGATCGCTTCCTTCTCTCACCGCTCCATCAGTGTGAAGGACGGCATCCTATTGGCCACCGGCCTACACGTGCACAGGAACAGTGCCCACAGTGCCGGCGTGGGAGCCATCTTCGACAG AGTTCTCACGGAGCTGGTCAGTAAGATGAGAGACATGCAGATGGACAAGACGGAGCTCGGCTGCCTTCGAGCCATCATCCTCTTCAACCCAG ATGCCAAGGGCCTGTCCAGCCCCAGTGAAGTGGAATTGCTGAGGGAGAAGGTGTACGCATCGCTAGAGTCCTATTGTAAACAGAGATACCCCGACCAGCAGGGCAG GTTCGCTAAGCTCCTCCTCCGGCTGCCAGCGCTGCGCTCCATCGGCCTGAAGTGCCTGGAGCACCTGTTTTTCTTCAAGCTGATTGGCGACACCCCTATCGACACGTTCCTCATGGAGATGCTAGAGGCGCCCCACCAGCTGACCTAA
- the LOC124011998 gene encoding retinoic acid receptor RXR-beta-A isoform X6, translating to MTLVIDSRSPDSSSVSSPPSGQRSPPLTPTAAAMTSLPPVTSAVNSPISSMGSPFSVISSSLGSPCLPGTPSVGYGPISSPQINSTVSMSGLHAVSSSDDVKPPFGLGGHSPGGPMLSQKRLCAICGDRSSGKHYGVHSCEGCKGFFKRTVRKDLSYTCRDNKDCLVDKRQRNRCQYCRYQKCLACGMKREVVQDERQRSVQEERQRNKERESEVESTSAINEEMPVEKILEAEMAVEQKTELHADGSSGDSSVNPNDPVTNICQAADKQLFTLVEWAKRVPHFSELALDDQVILLRAGWNELLIASFSHRSISVKDGILLATGLHVHRNSAHSAGVGAIFDRESAHNAEVGAIFDRVLTELVSKMRDMQMDKTELGCLRAIILFNPDAKGLSSPSEVELLREKVYASLESYCKQRYPDQQGRFAKLLLRLPALRSIGLKCLEHLFFFKLIGDTPIDTFLMEMLEAPHQLT from the exons ATGACCCTTGTAATAG ATTCCCGCAGCCCAGACAGCTCCTCTGTGTCCTCCCCTCCCTCGGGCCAGCGCTCGCCACCCCTGACCCCCACAGCTGCTGCCATGACCTCTCTGCCGCCCGTCACTTCGGCCGTCAACAGCCCCATCAGCAGCATGGGCTCGCCCTTTTCTGTCATCAGCTCCTCCCTGGGGTCACCCTGCCTTCCCGGGACACCCTCGGTGGGCTACGGCCCCATCAGCAGCCCCCAG aTCAACTCCACAGTGTCCATGTCGGGGCTGCACGCGGTCAGTAGCTCGGATGACGTGAAGCCTCCGTTCGGACTGGGAGGCCACAGCCCAGGGGGCCCCATGCTCTCCCAAAAGCGCCTGTGTGCCATCTGTGGTGACCGCTCCTCCG gtaagCACTACGGAGTGCACAGCTGCGAGGGCTGCAAGGGTTTCTTCAAGCGCACGGTGCGCAAGGACCTGAGCTACACCTGCCGGGACAACAAGGACTGCCTGGTGGACAAGCGCCAGCGCAACCGCTGCCAGTACTGCCGCTACCAGAAGTGCCTGGCCTGTGGCATGAAGAGGGAAG TGGTCCAAGATGAACGACAGAGAT CCGTGCAGGAGGAGCGCCAGAGGAACAAGGAGCGGGAGAGCGAGGTGGAGTCGACCAGTGCCATCAACGAGGAGATGCCAGTGGAAAAGATCCTAGAGGCAGAGATGGCCGTGGAACAGAAGACCGAGCTGCATGCCGATGGGAGCTCCGGGGACAGCtcggtaaat CCCAACGACCCGGTCACCAACATCTGCCAGGCTGCAGACAAGCAGCTGTTTACCCTGGTGGAGTGGGCCAAGAGGGTCCCCCACTTCTCTGAGCTGGCCCTGGACGACCAGGTCATCCTGCTACGTGCCG gttgGAACGAGCTGCTGATCGCTTCCTTCTCTCACCGCTCCATCAGTGTGAAGGACGGCATCCTATTGGCCACCGGCCTACACGTGCACAGGAACAGTGCCCACAGTGCCGGCGTGGGAGCCATCTTCGACAG GGAGAGTGCGCACAATGCAGAGGTTGGAGCCATATTTGACAG AGTTCTCACGGAGCTGGTCAGTAAGATGAGAGACATGCAGATGGACAAGACGGAGCTCGGCTGCCTTCGAGCCATCATCCTCTTCAACCCAG ATGCCAAGGGCCTGTCCAGCCCCAGTGAAGTGGAATTGCTGAGGGAGAAGGTGTACGCATCGCTAGAGTCCTATTGTAAACAGAGATACCCCGACCAGCAGGGCAG GTTCGCTAAGCTCCTCCTCCGGCTGCCAGCGCTGCGCTCCATCGGCCTGAAGTGCCTGGAGCACCTGTTTTTCTTCAAGCTGATTGGCGACACCCCTATCGACACGTTCCTCATGGAGATGCTAGAGGCGCCCCACCAGCTGACCTAA
- the LOC124011998 gene encoding retinoic acid receptor RXR-beta-A isoform X8, producing MGDSRDSRSPDSSSVSSPPSGQRSPPLTPTAAAMTSLPPVTSAVNSPISSMGSPFSVISSSLGSPCLPGTPSVGYGPISSPQINSTVSMSGLHAVSSSDDVKPPFGLGGHSPGGPMLSQKRLCAICGDRSSGKHYGVHSCEGCKGFFKRTVRKDLSYTCRDNKDCLVDKRQRNRCQYCRYQKCLACGMKREAVQEERQRNKERESEVESTSAINEEMPVEKILEAEMAVEQKTELHADGSSGDSSPNDPVTNICQAADKQLFTLVEWAKRVPHFSELALDDQVILLRAGWNELLIASFSHRSISVKDGILLATGLHVHRNSAHSAGVGAIFDRESAHNAEVGAIFDRVLTELVSKMRDMQMDKTELGCLRAIILFNPDAKGLSSPSEVELLREKVYASLESYCKQRYPDQQGRFAKLLLRLPALRSIGLKCLEHLFFFKLIGDTPIDTFLMEMLEAPHQLT from the exons ATTCCCGCAGCCCAGACAGCTCCTCTGTGTCCTCCCCTCCCTCGGGCCAGCGCTCGCCACCCCTGACCCCCACAGCTGCTGCCATGACCTCTCTGCCGCCCGTCACTTCGGCCGTCAACAGCCCCATCAGCAGCATGGGCTCGCCCTTTTCTGTCATCAGCTCCTCCCTGGGGTCACCCTGCCTTCCCGGGACACCCTCGGTGGGCTACGGCCCCATCAGCAGCCCCCAG aTCAACTCCACAGTGTCCATGTCGGGGCTGCACGCGGTCAGTAGCTCGGATGACGTGAAGCCTCCGTTCGGACTGGGAGGCCACAGCCCAGGGGGCCCCATGCTCTCCCAAAAGCGCCTGTGTGCCATCTGTGGTGACCGCTCCTCCG gtaagCACTACGGAGTGCACAGCTGCGAGGGCTGCAAGGGTTTCTTCAAGCGCACGGTGCGCAAGGACCTGAGCTACACCTGCCGGGACAACAAGGACTGCCTGGTGGACAAGCGCCAGCGCAACCGCTGCCAGTACTGCCGCTACCAGAAGTGCCTGGCCTGTGGCATGAAGAGGGAAG CCGTGCAGGAGGAGCGCCAGAGGAACAAGGAGCGGGAGAGCGAGGTGGAGTCGACCAGTGCCATCAACGAGGAGATGCCAGTGGAAAAGATCCTAGAGGCAGAGATGGCCGTGGAACAGAAGACCGAGCTGCATGCCGATGGGAGCTCCGGGGACAGCtcg CCCAACGACCCGGTCACCAACATCTGCCAGGCTGCAGACAAGCAGCTGTTTACCCTGGTGGAGTGGGCCAAGAGGGTCCCCCACTTCTCTGAGCTGGCCCTGGACGACCAGGTCATCCTGCTACGTGCCG gttgGAACGAGCTGCTGATCGCTTCCTTCTCTCACCGCTCCATCAGTGTGAAGGACGGCATCCTATTGGCCACCGGCCTACACGTGCACAGGAACAGTGCCCACAGTGCCGGCGTGGGAGCCATCTTCGACAG GGAGAGTGCGCACAATGCAGAGGTTGGAGCCATATTTGACAG AGTTCTCACGGAGCTGGTCAGTAAGATGAGAGACATGCAGATGGACAAGACGGAGCTCGGCTGCCTTCGAGCCATCATCCTCTTCAACCCAG ATGCCAAGGGCCTGTCCAGCCCCAGTGAAGTGGAATTGCTGAGGGAGAAGGTGTACGCATCGCTAGAGTCCTATTGTAAACAGAGATACCCCGACCAGCAGGGCAG GTTCGCTAAGCTCCTCCTCCGGCTGCCAGCGCTGCGCTCCATCGGCCTGAAGTGCCTGGAGCACCTGTTTTTCTTCAAGCTGATTGGCGACACCCCTATCGACACGTTCCTCATGGAGATGCTAGAGGCGCCCCACCAGCTGACCTAA
- the LOC124011998 gene encoding retinoic acid receptor RXR-beta-A isoform X7 codes for MGDSRDSRSPDSSSVSSPPSGQRSPPLTPTAAAMTSLPPVTSAVNSPISSMGSPFSVISSSLGSPCLPGTPSVGYGPISSPQINSTVSMSGLHAVSSSDDVKPPFGLGGHSPGGPMLSQKRLCAICGDRSSGKHYGVHSCEGCKGFFKRTVRKDLSYTCRDNKDCLVDKRQRNRCQYCRYQKCLACGMKREVVQDERQRSVQEERQRNKERESEVESTSAINEEMPVEKILEAEMAVEQKTELHADGSSGDSSPNDPVTNICQAADKQLFTLVEWAKRVPHFSELALDDQVILLRAGWNELLIASFSHRSISVKDGILLATGLHVHRNSAHSAGVGAIFDRESAHNAEVGAIFDRVLTELVSKMRDMQMDKTELGCLRAIILFNPDAKGLSSPSEVELLREKVYASLESYCKQRYPDQQGRFAKLLLRLPALRSIGLKCLEHLFFFKLIGDTPIDTFLMEMLEAPHQLT; via the exons ATTCCCGCAGCCCAGACAGCTCCTCTGTGTCCTCCCCTCCCTCGGGCCAGCGCTCGCCACCCCTGACCCCCACAGCTGCTGCCATGACCTCTCTGCCGCCCGTCACTTCGGCCGTCAACAGCCCCATCAGCAGCATGGGCTCGCCCTTTTCTGTCATCAGCTCCTCCCTGGGGTCACCCTGCCTTCCCGGGACACCCTCGGTGGGCTACGGCCCCATCAGCAGCCCCCAG aTCAACTCCACAGTGTCCATGTCGGGGCTGCACGCGGTCAGTAGCTCGGATGACGTGAAGCCTCCGTTCGGACTGGGAGGCCACAGCCCAGGGGGCCCCATGCTCTCCCAAAAGCGCCTGTGTGCCATCTGTGGTGACCGCTCCTCCG gtaagCACTACGGAGTGCACAGCTGCGAGGGCTGCAAGGGTTTCTTCAAGCGCACGGTGCGCAAGGACCTGAGCTACACCTGCCGGGACAACAAGGACTGCCTGGTGGACAAGCGCCAGCGCAACCGCTGCCAGTACTGCCGCTACCAGAAGTGCCTGGCCTGTGGCATGAAGAGGGAAG TGGTCCAAGATGAACGACAGAGAT CCGTGCAGGAGGAGCGCCAGAGGAACAAGGAGCGGGAGAGCGAGGTGGAGTCGACCAGTGCCATCAACGAGGAGATGCCAGTGGAAAAGATCCTAGAGGCAGAGATGGCCGTGGAACAGAAGACCGAGCTGCATGCCGATGGGAGCTCCGGGGACAGCtcg CCCAACGACCCGGTCACCAACATCTGCCAGGCTGCAGACAAGCAGCTGTTTACCCTGGTGGAGTGGGCCAAGAGGGTCCCCCACTTCTCTGAGCTGGCCCTGGACGACCAGGTCATCCTGCTACGTGCCG gttgGAACGAGCTGCTGATCGCTTCCTTCTCTCACCGCTCCATCAGTGTGAAGGACGGCATCCTATTGGCCACCGGCCTACACGTGCACAGGAACAGTGCCCACAGTGCCGGCGTGGGAGCCATCTTCGACAG GGAGAGTGCGCACAATGCAGAGGTTGGAGCCATATTTGACAG AGTTCTCACGGAGCTGGTCAGTAAGATGAGAGACATGCAGATGGACAAGACGGAGCTCGGCTGCCTTCGAGCCATCATCCTCTTCAACCCAG ATGCCAAGGGCCTGTCCAGCCCCAGTGAAGTGGAATTGCTGAGGGAGAAGGTGTACGCATCGCTAGAGTCCTATTGTAAACAGAGATACCCCGACCAGCAGGGCAG GTTCGCTAAGCTCCTCCTCCGGCTGCCAGCGCTGCGCTCCATCGGCCTGAAGTGCCTGGAGCACCTGTTTTTCTTCAAGCTGATTGGCGACACCCCTATCGACACGTTCCTCATGGAGATGCTAGAGGCGCCCCACCAGCTGACCTAA
- the LOC124011998 gene encoding retinoic acid receptor RXR-beta-A isoform X2, with amino-acid sequence MRVATAILCHTQLTPLGMTLVIDSRSPDSSSVSSPPSGQRSPPLTPTAAAMTSLPPVTSAVNSPISSMGSPFSVISSSLGSPCLPGTPSVGYGPISSPQINSTVSMSGLHAVSSSDDVKPPFGLGGHSPGGPMLSQKRLCAICGDRSSGKHYGVHSCEGCKGFFKRTVRKDLSYTCRDNKDCLVDKRQRNRCQYCRYQKCLACGMKREAVQEERQRNKERESEVESTSAINEEMPVEKILEAEMAVEQKTELHADGSSGDSSPNDPVTNICQAADKQLFTLVEWAKRVPHFSELALDDQVILLRAGWNELLIASFSHRSISVKDGILLATGLHVHRNSAHSAGVGAIFDRESAHNAEVGAIFDRVLTELVSKMRDMQMDKTELGCLRAIILFNPDAKGLSSPSEVELLREKVYASLESYCKQRYPDQQGRFAKLLLRLPALRSIGLKCLEHLFFFKLIGDTPIDTFLMEMLEAPHQLT; translated from the exons GGTTGCAACTGCCATACTCTGCCATACCCAATTGACACCCCTGGGCATGACCCTTGTAATAG ATTCCCGCAGCCCAGACAGCTCCTCTGTGTCCTCCCCTCCCTCGGGCCAGCGCTCGCCACCCCTGACCCCCACAGCTGCTGCCATGACCTCTCTGCCGCCCGTCACTTCGGCCGTCAACAGCCCCATCAGCAGCATGGGCTCGCCCTTTTCTGTCATCAGCTCCTCCCTGGGGTCACCCTGCCTTCCCGGGACACCCTCGGTGGGCTACGGCCCCATCAGCAGCCCCCAG aTCAACTCCACAGTGTCCATGTCGGGGCTGCACGCGGTCAGTAGCTCGGATGACGTGAAGCCTCCGTTCGGACTGGGAGGCCACAGCCCAGGGGGCCCCATGCTCTCCCAAAAGCGCCTGTGTGCCATCTGTGGTGACCGCTCCTCCG gtaagCACTACGGAGTGCACAGCTGCGAGGGCTGCAAGGGTTTCTTCAAGCGCACGGTGCGCAAGGACCTGAGCTACACCTGCCGGGACAACAAGGACTGCCTGGTGGACAAGCGCCAGCGCAACCGCTGCCAGTACTGCCGCTACCAGAAGTGCCTGGCCTGTGGCATGAAGAGGGAAG CCGTGCAGGAGGAGCGCCAGAGGAACAAGGAGCGGGAGAGCGAGGTGGAGTCGACCAGTGCCATCAACGAGGAGATGCCAGTGGAAAAGATCCTAGAGGCAGAGATGGCCGTGGAACAGAAGACCGAGCTGCATGCCGATGGGAGCTCCGGGGACAGCtcg CCCAACGACCCGGTCACCAACATCTGCCAGGCTGCAGACAAGCAGCTGTTTACCCTGGTGGAGTGGGCCAAGAGGGTCCCCCACTTCTCTGAGCTGGCCCTGGACGACCAGGTCATCCTGCTACGTGCCG gttgGAACGAGCTGCTGATCGCTTCCTTCTCTCACCGCTCCATCAGTGTGAAGGACGGCATCCTATTGGCCACCGGCCTACACGTGCACAGGAACAGTGCCCACAGTGCCGGCGTGGGAGCCATCTTCGACAG GGAGAGTGCGCACAATGCAGAGGTTGGAGCCATATTTGACAG AGTTCTCACGGAGCTGGTCAGTAAGATGAGAGACATGCAGATGGACAAGACGGAGCTCGGCTGCCTTCGAGCCATCATCCTCTTCAACCCAG ATGCCAAGGGCCTGTCCAGCCCCAGTGAAGTGGAATTGCTGAGGGAGAAGGTGTACGCATCGCTAGAGTCCTATTGTAAACAGAGATACCCCGACCAGCAGGGCAG GTTCGCTAAGCTCCTCCTCCGGCTGCCAGCGCTGCGCTCCATCGGCCTGAAGTGCCTGGAGCACCTGTTTTTCTTCAAGCTGATTGGCGACACCCCTATCGACACGTTCCTCATGGAGATGCTAGAGGCGCCCCACCAGCTGACCTAA
- the LOC124011998 gene encoding retinoic acid receptor RXR-beta-A isoform X5: MGDSRDSRSPDSSSVSSPPSGQRSPPLTPTAAAMTSLPPVTSAVNSPISSMGSPFSVISSSLGSPCLPGTPSVGYGPISSPQINSTVSMSGLHAVSSSDDVKPPFGLGGHSPGGPMLSQKRLCAICGDRSSGKHYGVHSCEGCKGFFKRTVRKDLSYTCRDNKDCLVDKRQRNRCQYCRYQKCLACGMKREVVQDERQRSVQEERQRNKERESEVESTSAINEEMPVEKILEAEMAVEQKTELHADGSSGDSSVNPNDPVTNICQAADKQLFTLVEWAKRVPHFSELALDDQVILLRAGWNELLIASFSHRSISVKDGILLATGLHVHRNSAHSAGVGAIFDRESAHNAEVGAIFDRVLTELVSKMRDMQMDKTELGCLRAIILFNPDAKGLSSPSEVELLREKVYASLESYCKQRYPDQQGRFAKLLLRLPALRSIGLKCLEHLFFFKLIGDTPIDTFLMEMLEAPHQLT; the protein is encoded by the exons ATTCCCGCAGCCCAGACAGCTCCTCTGTGTCCTCCCCTCCCTCGGGCCAGCGCTCGCCACCCCTGACCCCCACAGCTGCTGCCATGACCTCTCTGCCGCCCGTCACTTCGGCCGTCAACAGCCCCATCAGCAGCATGGGCTCGCCCTTTTCTGTCATCAGCTCCTCCCTGGGGTCACCCTGCCTTCCCGGGACACCCTCGGTGGGCTACGGCCCCATCAGCAGCCCCCAG aTCAACTCCACAGTGTCCATGTCGGGGCTGCACGCGGTCAGTAGCTCGGATGACGTGAAGCCTCCGTTCGGACTGGGAGGCCACAGCCCAGGGGGCCCCATGCTCTCCCAAAAGCGCCTGTGTGCCATCTGTGGTGACCGCTCCTCCG gtaagCACTACGGAGTGCACAGCTGCGAGGGCTGCAAGGGTTTCTTCAAGCGCACGGTGCGCAAGGACCTGAGCTACACCTGCCGGGACAACAAGGACTGCCTGGTGGACAAGCGCCAGCGCAACCGCTGCCAGTACTGCCGCTACCAGAAGTGCCTGGCCTGTGGCATGAAGAGGGAAG TGGTCCAAGATGAACGACAGAGAT CCGTGCAGGAGGAGCGCCAGAGGAACAAGGAGCGGGAGAGCGAGGTGGAGTCGACCAGTGCCATCAACGAGGAGATGCCAGTGGAAAAGATCCTAGAGGCAGAGATGGCCGTGGAACAGAAGACCGAGCTGCATGCCGATGGGAGCTCCGGGGACAGCtcggtaaat CCCAACGACCCGGTCACCAACATCTGCCAGGCTGCAGACAAGCAGCTGTTTACCCTGGTGGAGTGGGCCAAGAGGGTCCCCCACTTCTCTGAGCTGGCCCTGGACGACCAGGTCATCCTGCTACGTGCCG gttgGAACGAGCTGCTGATCGCTTCCTTCTCTCACCGCTCCATCAGTGTGAAGGACGGCATCCTATTGGCCACCGGCCTACACGTGCACAGGAACAGTGCCCACAGTGCCGGCGTGGGAGCCATCTTCGACAG GGAGAGTGCGCACAATGCAGAGGTTGGAGCCATATTTGACAG AGTTCTCACGGAGCTGGTCAGTAAGATGAGAGACATGCAGATGGACAAGACGGAGCTCGGCTGCCTTCGAGCCATCATCCTCTTCAACCCAG ATGCCAAGGGCCTGTCCAGCCCCAGTGAAGTGGAATTGCTGAGGGAGAAGGTGTACGCATCGCTAGAGTCCTATTGTAAACAGAGATACCCCGACCAGCAGGGCAG GTTCGCTAAGCTCCTCCTCCGGCTGCCAGCGCTGCGCTCCATCGGCCTGAAGTGCCTGGAGCACCTGTTTTTCTTCAAGCTGATTGGCGACACCCCTATCGACACGTTCCTCATGGAGATGCTAGAGGCGCCCCACCAGCTGACCTAA